AGGGCATCACGTTGAAGGGCCCGATGCCGCCCGGCAGCTTGTAGTTGAGCTCGGTGGTCAGCACGTTGCCGTGCGTCGCCATGTTGTAGGATGAATCAAAGCCGCCGATGCTGATGAAGTCGTTGCTGATCGGGTTCTTCGCGTAGATGTCCTGGCGCACGACGACGACGCGCAGGTCCCACGGGCCATAGGTCGCATCGAGGTGGGCGCCTTCGTTCTGCTTGAAACCATCGAGGCCGGTGTTGAAGTTGGCGACCGTCGAGTGCCAGACGTCGGCGCCCGCCACGAGCGACATCTTGGCGTTCTTCACGAAGTAATACTCGGCGCGCCCGACGATTATGTTGCGCTCGGCATTGCTCGATCCGTTGGGCGTCGCCGTGTCCGCGGAGACGATCGCCGTCGAGTAGCGGGCGCTGTCCCTGCTGACGCCGAAACCGTTGGGATTGGCGGTGGGGTAGAAGGCGAGCTGAAAGTCGTACCGCTCCTCGTCGTGCGAGTACTTGATGCCCGGCGCGTAGACCTCCTCGATCCCCATCGTGAAGGCGAGCGATTCGATGAAGCTCGATCCGTAATATGGCACGAGACCAAACGGCGCCTGGTTGAGGCCGCCGGTGAGCGAGTCGTGCGGCGTCAGCTTGTAGCCGATGTAGCCCCACATCGGAAAGCTGACCTCGCCGGGATAGTCCTTGTAGCCGCTGTTGCCGCTGTAGATGAAGCTGCCGCCGTAGAAGCGATACTGCATCGAGCCGAAGAAGGTGGTCGAATCGTAGGCGATCTTCGGGCCGGCGGTATCGTAGGAGAAATGGTTTGTCGTGCGGGGATTGCCGTAGGCGTTCACTTCGTTGAAGCGCGCATCGTAGCGAAAGCGCAGAAGGCCGCCGACAGTCAGCGTGCCGTCGCCGATGACGAAGGTGGGGATCGGCGGGAACAGCGGCGCCCTGCCCGTCGTCGGCAGCGGCTGGTTCTCGATCTGGCTCGACGGCGAGTTGGCGTCGTTGGTCGACTGACCTTGGCTCGACGAGTCGACGCCGAGCGCTGTCTGCGCGAAGGCGCTCTGCACATCGGCCGTGACGGCAAAAGCCCCGCCGAGGAGAAGGGCGCCTAGGAGGCCCTTGTCGCATCCGCTCGACCCGCGCCACCGCACGAACGTCGCCTTGCAAACGAAGCGGAAACGACCCATCAGACCTCCCGCTTATTGTGCGAGACGAGGACAATCCATCCTGTTTAGTCGAGCGGCGCGGGCCGGCTTGTACAATTACGACGGTATTTTGAATACATACGACATGCAGGCTCAATCGGCGCTAAGCGTGCTCTTTTTGCACTGCAGTAGATCGGTCGCACGAAATAAAGCCGTTTGCAGTGCAACATGATTATTTGGAATGCGGAGCTGGTCAAGCCTTCGGCAGAGACAGGCAACGTAGCCTAGGTAGAGAAATGGGGCGGGAGGCTTAGCCGCCGAATGGCTGGGGGACCTGGATTCGAACCAAGATTAACGGAGTCAGAGTCCGCTGTTCTACCGTTGAACTATCCCCCAAGCAGAGCTTGGCCGGTGAGCGTCCGACGATGTTCGGGAAATCGTCATCGGCTGGAGCCGTATGCCAGCAGGGCTTGCAGAAGGCTCTGCAGGCTTGCTCGCGGCCCGCTCTCATACGCAGATCGCCCCCTCCGATCAAGCGCCTTGGAAGCCGGCTGCCGCATCAGCGTCCACCCACGTGACGCTGGCCCGCGTGCCACGGCAAATCCTTCAGCGTCCATGGCATCGAAAACCTATCGCTCCATCCGGGATCCCCTATGCGCGACCCGACCGAGCAGATCTTCGGCAAAGTCGGTCCACGTGCGCAGGGGCCGGTCGATGGCGTCCGCGACCAGCTGGTCGATCCACCGGGGCTCCAGCGTCAGACGTGTCAGTGCAGCGACGATGGCGTCCTCGTCCGACATGTCGAGGAGCGCGGTCCCGCCGCCCGGCGCAATCTCGGCCATGGACGAGCCGTCATGGCAAAGGCAGGGACGGCCGAGCCAGAGGCTCTCGAGGATCGGCAGCCCAAAACCCTCTTCCAGCGACGGGTAGATGCTGGCGTGACAGCCGGCGTAGAGCGCGACGAGGTCGGCGTCGGCGATGGTGCCGCGCACCCGGACCATCGGAAGCGTCGCGGCGAGCGACAGCACCGTTTTGTCGTGGGTGCAAAATCCGGCGCGGCGTCCGACGAGGTCGAGCGAGATGGCGTGCCCGTCTGCGCAGGCGCGACCCAAGGCTCTCAGGAGGCGTGCGATGTTTTTGCGCGGCTCCCAGGACGAAAAGGTGACGAGCGTGAGCGGATCTCCGGGATCGCGCCGCGGTGGCGGATCGCGGCGGCGTGGAGCCGACGCCATCTCCGCGGGCAGAGGCACGATCTCGACGGGCGGGGCGGGAAGGCCTTCGGCGGCGAGGAAATCGCGCAGGTCTGCGGCGACATGGCTTGTCGTCGTCAGCACGAGGTCGGCTCGCGCAAGCTGCCGAAAATAGCGGCGGTAGGTCACCACCGCCTCCGGCGGATAGTCGGCGGCACGCTTCATCGGGATGAGATCGTGAACGAAGCTGACGGTATAGAAGCCGTAGGCACGCCCGAGCAGCACAGGATCGAGGCCGGCACCGATGAGCGACCAGGCGATCTCAGGCACGAGGAAGATCGCTTGGTTCCAAACGATCGTGTCGAGCGGCTGGCCCTCGGGCTCATGCTTCGTCGGAAGCGAGACGACCTGCCGCGATCGCGCATCCCAGCCGACCGGCACGACCTCGGCGCCACATTGCGAGAGCGTGCGCGCGAGCCCTCGCACCACGCGCTCGATACCGGTCTCGAATGGTCGCTGGGCGGTCTCCTGGCACCAGTAGAAGATCGTGAGGGAACCTTCGGCCAAGCGGACCTCGTCCAAACGGTCGCGGTGCGGACACCGCTTCCGGATGGCTCAGGCGACCATGACCTGGAAGGGGCGCGGCGTCGCCGTCACGGGTGCCAGCCACCGCGGGATCGGAAGACCGGCAAGCTCTAGACGCATATAGAAGCCATGCGCGCAACCCTCCCACAGCTCGGCCGGCAGCCGTCCGACTAGGCTTCTCGACAAACTCAAGCGCATCCTGCGCCCGGGCCCATGGCTGTCATCCTTCGATGGGTGCGCCTTTCTGAGGGAGAAGAGCCCATAGGACGATCCATCCTTTGAACCCACGCAAGCCATCGCCTTTTGGTCTTGATTATTACTAGTTTGGAGAGACAAACCGACCCGCATTTGGCTGTCGCCCGATGGCCGCCCGACACGCCGCTCCGGCATCGTCCGGCAGGGTTCACGCGATCTCGACTTGCACTCGCGGCGTCGAAGGCGCACCTCCCGGTCAGCCCCTCCAACACCGATCCTGCTTGCCCCGCTACGCCCTCACCGCCCTCATCGTCGCCTGCGCCCTCCTCATGGAGAATCTCGACGGCACGGTCATTTCGACCTCGCTGCCGGCGATTGCGCGCGACCTCAACGAGAGCCCGATCGCGCTCAAGCTGGCGCTCACCTCCTACCTGATCGCCCTGGCGGTGCTGATTCCGGCGTCCGGCTGGATGGCCGACCGGTTCGGCACGCGGATCGTGTTTCGCGCGGCGATCGTCGTGTTCACCTGCGGCTCGATCCTGTGCGGCCTGTCGAGCTCGCTGCCAGGCTTCGTCGCTGCCCGGATCGTCCAGGGCGCGGGCGGCGCGATGATGGTGCCGGTCGGCCGCCTCCTGCTGCTGCGCACCGTCGAGCGGCACAACCTCGTGCGGGCGCTGGCCTACCTGACGATCCCCGCCCTGCTCGGCCCGATGCTCGGGCCGCCGGTCGGCGGCTTCATCACGACCTTCTTCCACTGGCGCTACATCTTCTGGATCAACGTGCCGATCGGCATTCTCGGTGTCACGCTGGTCACTCTCTACATCGAGAACATCCGCAGCGACGACACACCGCCGATGGACTGGACCGGCTTCGTGCTGTCGGGCGCCGGCCTTGCCTCGCTGGTGTTCGGGCTGACCGTCGCGGGTCGCGCCCTGGTGCCGGCCTGGGTCGTCGCGGCGCTCGTCGGGGGCGGCGCGGCGCTGGTCGCGCTCTACGTGCGCCATGCCCGCCGCGTTCCGGCGCCGATCCTCGATCTCTCGCTGCTCGAGGTGCGCACCTTCCTGGTCAGCGTCACCGGCGGCTCGCTGTTTCGCATCGGCGTCGGCGCGGTGCCGCTGCTGCTGCCGCTGATGCTGCAGATCGGCTTCGGCATGACCCCGCTGCAGTCCGGCCTCACGACCTTCGTCGCGGCAGCCGGCGCCATGGCGATGAAGGCGACAGCCTCGCCGATCCTCGATCGGTTCGGCTTCAAGCGGGTCCTCGTCGTCAACGCGCTGATCGGGACCTGCTTCATCGGCCTCAACGCCGCCTACTCGCCGGCGACGCCGACGGCGCTGCTGCTCGGCCTTCTGCTCGTCGGCGGCTACTTTCGCTCGCTGCAGTTCACCGGCATCAATGCGATCGCCTATGCCGACATGGGGCCGGAGCGGATGAGCAAGGCCGTCGCCTTCGCCTCCGTGGCGCAGCAATTGTCGCTGTCGGTCGGTGTCGCCGTGGGCGCCGGCGTGGTCCAGGCGATGCAGGCCCACCGCGGCGGCCCGCTCGAGCTCGCCGACTTCCACGCGGCCTTCCTCGTCGTGGCCGCGTTCTCCGCCCTGTCGGTTCTGGTCTTCCTGCAATTGCCCGCGAATGCCGGCGCCTCGCTGGCGAGCCGGCCGGAGAAGGGCGCCGCGGCCCGCGGCGTCGCCGAGGCGCGGCCGAACTCGGCGCTCGGCTGAGTTACCGCCCGATGCTCGAGTAGTGCATGCCGATTTGCCGCGTCTCGCCGATGGTGTAGATGTTGCGCAGGTCGACGAGGATCGGCGCCTTGAGCAGGCTCTTCAGGCGGCCGAGGTCGAGGGCGCGGAACTCGTCCCACTCGGTGAGGATCGCCACCGCATCGGCTCCCTCGACGCAGGCATAGGCCGAATCGGCGAAGGTCATGTCGGGCAGCAGCTGGCGCGCCTGCCCCATCGCCTCGGGATCGTAGCCGCGCACGCTCGCGCCGCCGTCGAGGAGCGCGGTGACGATGGCAAGTGCCGGCGCCTCGCGCATGTCGTCGGTGTTGGGCTTGAAGGCAAGGCCGAGGATGGCGATCGTCTTGCCGCGCACCGAGCCGCCGCAGGCGGCGATGATCTTGCGCCCCATCGCCCGCTTGCGCTGGTCGTTGACCGAGACCACCGTCTCGACGATGCGCAGCGGCGCCTCGTGGTCCTGCCCGGTCTTGACCAGCGCCAGCGTGTCCTTGGGGAAGCACGAGCCGCCGTAGCCGGGGCCCGGATGCAGGAACTTCGGCCCGATGCGCTTGTCGAGGCCGATGCCGCGGGCGACGTCCTGCACGTCGGCGCCGGTCTTCTCGCAGAGGTCGGCGATCTCGTTGATGAAGGTGATCTTCACCGCCAGGAAGGCGTTCGACGCGTACTTGATCAGCTCCGACGTCCGCCGCGCGACGAAGACGATCGGCAGGTTGTTCAGCGTCAGGGGCCTGTAGACGGCCGCCATCACGAGCTTGGCGTGCTCGCCGGTGCAGCCGACGACGATGCGGTCGGGCCGCTTGAAGTCGCCGATCGCCGCGCCCTCGCGGAGGAACTCGGGGTTCGAGACGACGTCGATCTGCAGGTCCGGCCGCGTCTCGCGGCAGATGCGCTCGACCTCGTCGCCGGTCCCGACCGGCACGGTCGACTTGGTGACCACGACGAGCGGCCCGGTGGCGGCACGCGCCACCTCGGCGGCGGCGGCATAGACGTAGGAGAGGTCGGCGTGCCCGTCGCCGCGCCGCGACGGCGTGCCGACGGCGATGAAGGCGACCTCCGCCCCGGCGATCGCCGTCGCGAGGTCGGTGGTGAAGGCGAGGCGACGGTCGCGGACGTTGCGGTCGACCAGCTCCTTGAGCCCGGGCTCGTAGATCGGCATGATCCCGTCGTCGAGGGCGGCGATCTTCTTCGCGTCGCTGTCGACGCAGACGACGTCATGTCCGAAGTCGGCGAAGCAGGCTCCCGAGACGAGCCCGACATAGCCGGAGCCGATCATGGCAATGCGCAAAGGACGTCGTCTCCTGTCATTGGGCGCGGGCGCGCCGGAGCGCCGGCCATAGCTGGCCGCCCGTGGGATCGTACACCTTCAGCCGAGCTTCAAGTCTTTGTTTCGACAGAACGACTACAATTCCTTGACGTTTCGGTCGCGGGCGGAGGCGAGGCCATCGTCGATGCGCCAGGCCTTGCGCGAGGGGCACGCGCCCGCCGGCACGCGCCCTCCAGGGTGCTTGGACTTGACCTGACAGCCTCTTCGGCTAATGGGCGCAGGCTCGCACGCTTGGGCATCCCATGTCTTGAGTCCTTCGAGGAGAGCGCATGCCGCTTCGCGTTTCGGCGCTATCGATCCCCGACGTGCTGCGTCTCGAGCCACAACGCTTCGATGACAGCCGCGGGTACTTCGTCGAGACCTACTCCAAGCGGACCTTCGACCTGCCGGTCGACCTCTTCGTGCAGGACAACGAGGCGCTTTCGACGCAACGCGGCACGTTGCGCGGCCTGCACTTCCAGCTGGCACCGTCGCCGCAGGCGAAGCTCGTGCGGGTCATCAAGGGCTCGGTCTTCGACGTCGCGGTCGACCTGCGCGAGGGCAGCGCCACCTACGGCCGGTGGTGCGGCGCGACGCTGACCGCCGCAGAGGGGATGCAGCTCTTCATCCCGCGCGGCTTCGCGCATGCCTACTGCACGCTCGAGCCCGACACGCTCTTCGCCTACAAGGTCGACGGCTACTACGACAAGGCGGCCGAGAGCGGCATCCGCTTCGATGATCCCGACATCGGCATCGAATGGCCCATTTCTCATGCCGAGATAAAGGTTTCGGAGAAGGACGTCGCCTTGCCCTACCTGCGCGATGCCGCAACGCCGTTCAGGTTCGGGAGCTGATTGATGCGCTTCGTTGTCACCGGCGGTGCCGGCTTCATCGGGTCGGCGGTGGTGCGCCACCTCATCGCCGACACCACACACGAGGTCCTCTGCCTCGACAAGCTCACCTACGCCGGCAACCTCGACAACCTCGCGTCCGTCGCTGGCGATCCGCGTTACGCCTTCGCACAGGTCGACATCTGCGACGCCAAGGCGGTGCGCGCGACATTCGCGAAGTTTCGGCCGGACATCGTGATGCACCTTGCCGCCGAAAGCCACGTCGATCGCTCGATCGACGGCCCGGCCGCCTTCATCGAGACCAACGTCATCGGCACCTTCGTGCTGCTCGAGGCGGCGCGGCAGCACTGGGCGGCGCTCGACCAAGAGGCGAAGGCGCGCTTCCGCTTCCACCACATCTCGACGGACGAGGTCTTCGGCTCCCTCGGGCCGGACGATTTCTTCCGCGAGGAGAGCCCGTACCAGCCGAACTCGCCCTACTCGGCGTCGAAGGCCGGCTCAGACCACCTCGTGCGCGCCTGGCACCACACCTACGGCCTGCCGACGGTCGCCTCGAACTGCTCCAACAACTACGGGCCCTACCACTTCCCCGAGAAGCTGATCCCGCTCGTCATCCTCAATGCGCTGGAGGGCAAGCCGATCCCCGTCTACGGCGCCGGCGACAACATCCGCGACTGGCTCTACGTCGAGGACCACGCGCGCGCGCTCGTGACGATCGCCATGAAGGGGGCACTCGGCGAGAGCTACAACGTCGGCGGCTGGAACGAGCGCAAGAACATCGAGGTCGTGCGCGCGATCTGCGCGCTGGTCGACGAGATGGCGCCCGACGCATCGGGTCCGCGCGACAGGCTCATCACCTTCGTCACGGACCGCCCAGGGCACGATCGGCGCTACGCCATCGACGCGACCAAGATCAAGCGCGAGCTCGGCTGGGTGCCGCAGGAGACGTTCGAGACGGGCCTGCGCAAGACGGTGGCCTGGTATCTCGACAATCCCGACTGGTGGCGGCGCATCCGTTCCGGCGTGTACCAGGGCCAGCGCCTCGGCGTGGCCTCTTGAGCGGTCCGCTCCTGGTCTTTGGCGCGGCGGGTCAGGTCGGCCGCGAGCTTATGGCGCTCGCCGCCGCCCGCGATGCCGGCGCGATCGGCCTGACGCGGCAGGAGGTCGACATCTGCGACGCCGCCGCGGTGGAGGCGGCGGTCGCGCGCAAAAAACCGCGCCTTGTCGTCAATTGCGCCGCCTACACCGCCGTCGACAAAGCCGAGAGCGAGCCTGACGCAGCGCTGGCCGCGAACGGGGATGCCGCCGGCGTGATCGCCCGCGCCGCCGCGCGACACGGCGTACCGATGCTGCACCTCTCGACGGACTACGTGTTCGACGGAACCAAGGCCGGCCCCTACACCGAGGACGATCCGATCGCCCCGCTGGGCGTCTACGGCCGCACCAAGGCGGCGGGCGAGGCGGCGGTGCGCGAGGCCAATCCCCGCCACATCATCCTACGCACGGCATGGGTCTACGGGATCCACGGCAGCAACTTTCTCAAGACGATGCTGCGTCTCGCGGGCGAGCGCGATCGCCTGCGGGTCGTCGCCGACCAGCGCGGCACGCCGACCGCCACCGCCGACATCGCCAAGGCCATTCTCGCGGTCGACGCGTCGATCGCCAGGGGCGACGCCGCGAGCGGCACCTTCCACTTCGCCGGCACCGGCGAGACGACGTGGCACGGATTCGCCGAAGCCATCGTCGCCGCCCAGGCCGAGGCGACAGGCAAGCGCCCGCCTGTCGAGGCGATCACCACCGCCGACTATCCGACGCCGGCACGCCGACCGGCAAACTCCGCCCTCAACTCCACGCGATTTGCGCAGGCCTTCGGCTACCGCGCCCGGCCCTGGCAGGATCGCACCATCGAAGCCATCGGCCACCTGACCGGCCTCTAGGCCGCGCGGGTCGCTCATCGAAGGATTGCCCATGAAAGGCATCATTCTCGCCGGCGGGTCCGGCACGCGGCTTTATCCGCTGACCCTTGTCGTCTCGAAGCAGCTGCTGCCCGTCTACGACAAGCCGATGATCTACTATCCCCTCGCCACGCTGATGATGGCGGGCATCCGCGAGGTCTTGATCATCACCACCCCGCACGACCAGCCGCTCTTCAAGGAGCTCCTCGGCGACGGCGCGGCCTTCGGGATCGAGCTGTCCTACGCGGTGCAGCCGGCTCCGAACGGGCTCGCCGAGGCCTTCATCATCGGCCGCGACTTCGTCGGCAGCGACCGCGTCGCCTTGGTGCTCGGCGACAACATCTTCTACGGCCACGGCCTGCCGGAGCTGCTTGGCTTCGCGACGGCGCGCGAGCGCGGCGCGACGGTCTTCGGCTACGTTGTCTCCGATCCCGAGCGCTACGGCGTCGTCGAGATCGACGCCCAAGGACGCGCGCTGTCGATCGAGGAGAAGCCGAAGAGGCCGCGCTCGAACCTCGCCGTCACGGGGCTCTACTTCTACGACAACGACGTCCTCGAGATCGCCGCCTCGATCAAGCCGTCGACGCGCGGCGAGCTCGAGATCACCGACGTCAACCGCGTCTATCTCGAGCGCGGCGACCTCAGCGTCGAGGTGATGGGGCGCGGCTTCGCCTGGCTCGACACCGGCACGCACGACAGCCTCGCCGAGGCGGGGCAGTTCGTCGAGATCCTGGAACGACGCCAGGGCCTCAAGATGTGCTGTCTCGAGGAGATCGCCTTCAACGAGGGGTTCATCGACAAGGCCGGCCTCTTTGCCGCCGCCGAGCGCTACGGCAAGTCGGGCTACGGCGCCTACCTCAAGCGCATCGTCGAGACGGCCTGACCGGCGCCTTGCCGCCGCATAGCCTGTTCGAACAGGTCGACAGCGTCGGGCGCCCTCTTCAAAGATGCGTCCGCCGACCCCGTGCCATGCCTTCGGTGCGGGGTCGGTTGCACGAGAATTGCTCAGCATCGCTCGCGGGGCGCGCACACACCGCCAAGGTTTTCGATTTGCTTGCCGTACGGCATCGTCCGCCGGCCCAACGGGAGACACGCAGGATGCTGAAGCCGAACGTCGCCGCTCTTCTGCTTCTGGCTGCCGGTGCAGGCGTGGCCCACGCCGATGTCAAGGTCGCGGTCGTCGGGCCGATCACCGGGCAGAACGCCATCTTCTACGAGCAGATGAAGCACGGCGCCGAGGATGCCGCCGCGGCGATCAACGCGGCCGGTGGCGTCAACGGCCAGAAGCTCGTGCTCGATCTCGAGGACGACGCTTGCGACCCGAAGCAGGCGGTGGCCGCCGCCAACAAGGTCGTCAGCAACGGCGACGTTGCCGTCATCGGGCACTTCTGCAGCTCGTCGTCGATCCCGGCCTCCGACATCTACGTCGACGCCGGCATCCCGATGATCAGCCCCGGCTCGACCAATCCGAAGCTGACCGACCGCGGCCAGCCGACCATCTTCCGCACCTGCGGCCGTGACGACAAGCAGTCGGCGATCGCGGCGGCCGGCATCCTGAAGATGGACCCGAACGGCAAGTATGCCGTCGTCGACGACCGCACGACCTACGGCAAGGGCCTTGCAGACGGCGTCCGCGAGGCGCTCAAGGCCAAGGGCCATCCCGAGACCGTCGACGACAGCGTCACGCAGGGCACCAAGGACTTCTCGACGCTGATCTCGCGCCTGAAGTCGGCGGGCGTCACCTTCGTCTTCTACGGCGGCTACTACCCAGAGGCCGGCCTCTTCGTCCGCCAGGCGAAGGACCAGGGCTTCGGCGCCAAGTTCATGAGCGGCGATGCGCTCGCCTCCGCCGAGTTCGGCAATCTCGCAGGAACGGCCTCCGACGGCGTCTACATGACCTTCTCGCCCGACGCCCGCATCGAGCCCGCCGCAGCCGCGGCGGTGAAGAAGTTCCGCGAGGAGAAATACGAGCCGGAAGGCTACACGCTCTACACCTACGCGGCCCTGCAGGCCTTCGCCCAGGCGGCGAACGAGGCCAAGAGCACCGACGGCTCGAAGGTTGCCGACGACCTCCACAAGGGCGAGTTCAGCACGGTGATCGGCAAGATCCGCTTCGACGGCAAGGGCGATCCCAACGCAGAGCCCTACGTCATCTATCTCTGGAAGGGCGGCAAGTACGAGCAGATGAAGTAGCCGCGGGCGCAGGGTGCCTCGCGTGGCGTACTTTCTCCAGCAGACGATCAACGGCCTGACGCTCGGCTCGATCTACGGCCTCGTCGCGCTCGGCTACACGATGGTCTACGGCATCATCGGCATGATCAACTTCGCCCACGGCGAAGTCTACATGGTCGGGGCCTTCGTCTCGATCATGGCTTTCACGGCGCTGGGCCTGCTCGGCATTTCCTGGGCGCCCCTTGCCATCGTCGTGGCGCTCGCCACGAGCGTGCTGTTCACCTCCGCCCTCGGCTGGACGATCGAGCGCCTCGCCTATCGGCCGCTGCGCGGCTCGCCGCGCCTCGCGCCGCTGATCTCGGCTATCGGCGTCTCGATCTTCCTGCAGAACTACGTGCAGCTCTGGCAGGGCGCGGGCCTCCGCGCGCTGCAGCCCGTGCTCTCCGGCGACTTCGTCGTGATGGAGCAGAACGGCTTCCAGGTGCACCTGTCGCTGATCCAGATCGTCGTCGTGCTGGTGAGCGCGGCGCTGATGGTGCTGCTCACCTTCGTCGTGCAGCGGACACCGCTCGGGCGCGCCCAGCGCGCCTGCGAGCAGGACATGGGCATGGCCGCGATGCTCGGCATCGACGTCGACAAGACGATCTCGCTGACCTTCGTCATGGGCGCCGCGCTCGCCGCCGGCGCCGGCCTCACCGAGACGCTCTACTACGGCTCGGTCGACTTCTTCATCGGCTTCCTCGCCGGCGTGAAGGCCTTCACCGCAGCCGTTCTCGGCGGCATCGGCTCGATCCCTGGCGCGATGCTCGGCGGCCTGCTCATCGGCCTCGTCGAGGCCTACTGGGGCGGCTACGTCTCCGGCGCCTACAAGGACGTCAGCGTCTTCGCCGTGCTGATCCTGCTGCTGATCGTCAGGCCCGCCGGCCTGCTCGGACGCCCCCACCTGCAGAAGGTTTGACGCAGCACCATGCGGTTGCTCGACACGGTCCGCGACGCGCTTCCGGCTCCGGCTTGGAACGCGATCTCCACCGGGGCCATGGCGCTGGTGCTGGCGGTCCCCTTCGTCGGCGTGCGGCTCGACTCCGACGAGGGGCGGAACACGCTTGCCTTCCATCCCCTCGACATGGCGATCGCGGTCGGCGCCGTCGTCCTGTTCCGCCTGGCGCTCGATGCCTACAGGGCGACCCGCGCCAGCCGCCCCGGCACCCCGACCACGGTCGTCAGCCGCCGCACGCGCAAGCTCGCCGGCCGCGCCGCCGGCATCGTCGCCATCGTCGCCGCGCTGGCGTTCCCCTTCACGCCGTTCGCCACCCGCTACACGCTCGATCTCGGCGCCACCTTCTTCACCTACGTGATGCTCGGCTGGGGTCTCGACATCGTGGTCGGCATGGCCGGCCTGCTCGACCTCGGCTACGTCGCCTTCTACGCCGCGGGCGCCTACACGTTCGGCATCCTCGCGACGACCTACGGCGTCGGCTTCTGGGAAGCACTGCCGCTGTCCGGTCTCGTCGCCGGGACGTTCGGCGTCCTGCTCGGCTTCCCCGTGCTGCGGCTCAAGGGCGACTATCTGGCGATTGTCACGCTGGGCTTCGGCGAGATCATCCGCATCGTCATCATCAACTGGTATCAGCTCACCGGCGGCCCGAACGGCATCACGCTGATCCCGCGCCCGACCTTCTTCGGCGTGCCCTTCTCGGCGACCGCGAAGAACGGCGGCACGACCTTCGCGCACCTCTTCAACATCGCCTACTCGCCGCTGCATCGCGTCGCCTGGCTCTACCTCGTCATCCTGGCGATGACGCTGGCGACGCTCGCCTTCACCTATCGCCTTCGCCGGCTGCCGATCGGCCGCGCCTGGGAGGCGCTGCGCGAGGACGAGATCGCCTGCACCGCCGTCGGCCTCAACCCGACGATCATCAAGCTCACCGCCTTCGCGATCGGCGCGACGCTCGGCGGCTTTGCGGGCTGCTTCTTTGCGACCCACCAGGGCTTTATCTCGCCGGAGAGCTTCACCTTCACCGAGAGCGCGCTCGTGCTCGCCATCGTCGTTCTGGGCGGCGGCGGCCGCTTCGGCATCGCCGCGGCCGCCGCCGTGCTGGTCGGCGCGCCGGAGCTCGGGCGCGACTTCGCGCAGTACCGCATGCTCGTTTTCGGAGCGCTGATGGTGGTGGTCATGGTGCTGCGGCCGGGCGGCTTCACCGGCAGCCGGACGCCGTCGATCGTCGCC
This Beijerinckiaceae bacterium RH AL1 DNA region includes the following protein-coding sequences:
- the rmlD gene encoding dTDP-4-dehydrorhamnose reductase subunit, NAD(P)-binding, of dTDP-L-rhamnose synthase (ID:RHAL1_03715;~source:Prodigal:2.6); this translates as MSGPLLVFGAAGQVGRELMALAAARDAGAIGLTRQEVDICDAAAVEAAVARKKPRLVVNCAAYTAVDKAESEPDAALAANGDAAGVIARAAARHGVPMLHLSTDYVFDGTKAGPYTEDDPIAPLGVYGRTKAAGEAAVREANPRHIILRTAWVYGIHGSNFLKTMLRLAGERDRLRVVADQRGTPTATADIAKAILAVDASIARGDAASGTFHFAGTGETTWHGFAEAIVAAQAEATGKRPPVEAITTADYPTPARRPANSALNSTRFAQAFGYRARPWQDRTIEAIGHLTGL
- the livK gene encoding leucine transporter subunit; periplasmic-binding component of ABC superfamily protein (ID:RHAL1_03717;~source:Prodigal:2.6) encodes the protein MLKPNVAALLLLAAGAGVAHADVKVAVVGPITGQNAIFYEQMKHGAEDAAAAINAAGGVNGQKLVLDLEDDACDPKQAVAAANKVVSNGDVAVIGHFCSSSSIPASDIYVDAGIPMISPGSTNPKLTDRGQPTIFRTCGRDDKQSAIAAAGILKMDPNGKYAVVDDRTTYGKGLADGVREALKAKGHPETVDDSVTQGTKDFSTLISRLKSAGVTFVFYGGYYPEAGLFVRQAKDQGFGAKFMSGDALASAEFGNLAGTASDGVYMTFSPDARIEPAAAAAVKKFREEKYEPEGYTLYTYAALQAFAQAANEAKSTDGSKVADDLHKGEFSTVIGKIRFDGKGDPNAEPYVIYLWKGGKYEQMK
- the livH gene encoding leucine/isoleucine/valine transporter subunit; membrane component of ABC superfamily protein (ID:RHAL1_03718;~source:Prodigal:2.6): MAYFLQQTINGLTLGSIYGLVALGYTMVYGIIGMINFAHGEVYMVGAFVSIMAFTALGLLGISWAPLAIVVALATSVLFTSALGWTIERLAYRPLRGSPRLAPLISAIGVSIFLQNYVQLWQGAGLRALQPVLSGDFVVMEQNGFQVHLSLIQIVVVLVSAALMVLLTFVVQRTPLGRAQRACEQDMGMAAMLGIDVDKTISLTFVMGAALAAGAGLTETLYYGSVDFFIGFLAGVKAFTAAVLGGIGSIPGAMLGGLLIGLVEAYWGGYVSGAYKDVSVFAVLILLLIVRPAGLLGRPHLQKV
- the rmlA gene encoding dTDP-glucose pyrophosphorylase (glucose-1-phosphate thymidylyltransferase) (ID:RHAL1_03716;~source:Prodigal:2.6); amino-acid sequence: MKGIILAGGSGTRLYPLTLVVSKQLLPVYDKPMIYYPLATLMMAGIREVLIITTPHDQPLFKELLGDGAAFGIELSYAVQPAPNGLAEAFIIGRDFVGSDRVALVLGDNIFYGHGLPELLGFATARERGATVFGYVVSDPERYGVVEIDAQGRALSIEEKPKRPRSNLAVTGLYFYDNDVLEIAASIKPSTRGELEITDVNRVYLERGDLSVEVMGRGFAWLDTGTHDSLAEAGQFVEILERRQGLKMCCLEEIAFNEGFIDKAGLFAAAERYGKSGYGAYLKRIVETA
- the rmlB gene encoding dTDP-D-glucose-4,6-dehydratase (ID:RHAL1_03714;~source:Prodigal:2.6) — encoded protein: MRFVVTGGAGFIGSAVVRHLIADTTHEVLCLDKLTYAGNLDNLASVAGDPRYAFAQVDICDAKAVRATFAKFRPDIVMHLAAESHVDRSIDGPAAFIETNVIGTFVLLEAARQHWAALDQEAKARFRFHHISTDEVFGSLGPDDFFREESPYQPNSPYSASKAGSDHLVRAWHHTYGLPTVASNCSNNYGPYHFPEKLIPLVILNALEGKPIPVYGAGDNIRDWLYVEDHARALVTIAMKGALGESYNVGGWNERKNIEVVRAICALVDEMAPDASGPRDRLITFVTDRPGHDRRYAIDATKIKRELGWVPQETFETGLRKTVAWYLDNPDWWRRIRSGVYQGQRLGVAS